In Aquimarina spinulae, a single window of DNA contains:
- a CDS encoding LysR family transcriptional regulator: protein MGYQIELRHFTYFMAVAEELHFRKAADRLFISQPGLSRQIKQMEEIIGVALFVRNKRKVTLTAAGVYLKKELDYIFNHIDFTIRQTRLIDQGSNGEIRIGFLGSAMQTVIPELLVMVNKELPDIQFSLEEMSNHLQVEAVEKDQLDLGFVRLARVPEGIQKKTVHTDSFSMVVPLEHRLTSETFKSIAQVSEEHFILFSSDYSSLYYDKIMSICEDKGFTPKVTHKSVHAQTIFKLVESGLGVAIVPTSLQQGFDLGVKFLEIPKIPQKAILSVIWKKDNRNPALQQILKFL, encoded by the coding sequence ATGGGTTATCAGATAGAGCTTCGACACTTCACTTATTTTATGGCAGTAGCCGAGGAGTTACATTTCAGAAAAGCTGCAGATCGACTGTTTATTTCCCAACCAGGATTAAGTAGACAAATTAAGCAAATGGAAGAAATAATTGGTGTTGCTCTTTTTGTGAGAAATAAAAGAAAGGTAACATTAACGGCAGCAGGGGTGTATCTTAAGAAGGAATTAGATTATATTTTTAATCATATTGATTTTACGATACGACAAACTCGTTTGATTGATCAGGGAAGTAATGGGGAGATTAGAATTGGTTTTTTGGGATCTGCTATGCAAACGGTTATTCCAGAACTATTGGTTATGGTTAATAAAGAGCTCCCAGATATACAGTTTAGTTTAGAAGAAATGTCTAATCATCTGCAGGTAGAAGCTGTAGAAAAAGATCAGTTAGATCTTGGTTTTGTACGATTAGCTCGTGTACCCGAAGGCATACAAAAAAAAACAGTTCATACAGATTCATTTTCTATGGTAGTACCACTAGAGCATCGACTTACTTCAGAAACTTTTAAAAGTATTGCGCAAGTATCAGAGGAGCATTTTATTTTGTTTTCTTCAGATTATAGTTCTTTATATTACGATAAAATCATGAGTATCTGCGAGGATAAAGGATTCACTCCCAAGGTAACACATAAGTCGGTACATGCGCAGACTATCTTTAAATTGGTAGAGAGTGGGTTAGGAGTTGCTATTGTTCCTACATCATTACAACAGGGCTTTGATCTGGGCGTAAAGTTTTTAGAGATTCCAAAAATACCTCAAAAGGCAATACTTTCTGTTATTTGGAAAAAAGACAATAGAAACCCTGCATTACAACAAATCTTGAAGTTTTTATAA
- a CDS encoding nuclear transport factor 2 family protein → MNTQEVAKRLVELCRQGENMQALKELYAQNIVSKEMPGMPNEVTSGIDAVIKKSEDWHASVEEYHGGEISEPVVAENHFSCAMKMDCTFKEQGRMQIEEVCVYQVNDGKITEERFFYSMPNE, encoded by the coding sequence ATGAACACACAAGAAGTGGCCAAACGTCTAGTAGAACTCTGTCGCCAGGGAGAAAATATGCAAGCTCTTAAAGAATTATACGCTCAGAATATAGTAAGTAAGGAAATGCCAGGAATGCCTAATGAAGTGACTTCGGGCATTGATGCTGTGATTAAAAAAAGTGAAGATTGGCATGCTTCTGTCGAAGAGTATCATGGCGGAGAAATATCTGAACCCGTAGTTGCAGAAAATCATTTTAGCTGTGCTATGAAAATGGATTGCACCTTTAAAGAGCAAGGCCGTATGCAAATAGAAGAAGTTTGTGTCTATCAAGTAAATGATGGTAAAATTACCGAAGAACGGTTCTTTTATTCTATGCCAAACGAATAA
- a CDS encoding SRPBCC family protein: protein MKIYTLKTKQHLPISIEKAWEFLSDPKNLKIITPEYMKFQVLSGADRKMYPGQIIQYSVTPIAGIKKKWITEITHVKNKKYFVDEQRFGPYSLWHHKHFIKEIPGGIEMEDIIDYKIPFGILGQLIHPIVVKPRLKEVFEYRKKKLIELFGTLETKANNEIIFV, encoded by the coding sequence ATGAAAATCTATACATTAAAAACGAAACAACACCTTCCTATATCTATAGAAAAAGCCTGGGAATTTCTTTCGGATCCGAAAAACCTAAAAATCATAACGCCAGAATATATGAAATTTCAGGTTTTATCAGGTGCTGATCGTAAAATGTACCCTGGTCAGATCATACAATATAGTGTTACTCCAATCGCAGGAATCAAAAAAAAATGGATTACAGAAATAACACACGTAAAGAATAAGAAATATTTTGTAGACGAACAACGATTTGGCCCCTACTCATTATGGCACCATAAACACTTTATCAAAGAAATTCCTGGTGGTATTGAAATGGAAGATATTATCGATTACAAAATACCCTTTGGGATACTAGGTCAATTAATCCACCCTATTGTGGTAAAACCAAGGTTAAAAGAAGTGTTTGAATATCGCAAAAAGAAATTAATCGAATTATTCGGAACATTAGAAACCAAAGCAAATAATGAGATTATATTTGTGTAA
- a CDS encoding SDR family NAD(P)-dependent oxidoreductase → MRKNILLIGGSHGIGFEIALKLYNEYNVFIASRTSENLGNLEVTHIPYDASKDEIDTSVLPERIDGFVYCPGSINLKPFKMLTPKVFEEDMQINFMFLVKIIHALLPKLKNSEQASLVFFSTVAVKVGMPFHTSIAAAKGAIEGFAKALAAEYAPKFRVNVIAPSLTNTPLAKGLLSNEKKKELMDNRHPMKRIGQAEDVANIARFLLSDDSSWITGQVIGVDGGMSTLNVH, encoded by the coding sequence ATGAGAAAAAATATTCTACTTATAGGTGGAAGTCATGGAATTGGTTTTGAAATTGCTCTAAAACTATATAATGAGTATAACGTTTTTATTGCCTCAAGAACTTCAGAAAATCTGGGGAATTTAGAAGTAACTCATATACCTTATGATGCATCAAAGGATGAAATCGACACTTCTGTTCTTCCCGAAAGAATCGATGGTTTTGTATATTGCCCGGGTAGCATTAATCTCAAGCCTTTCAAAATGTTAACTCCAAAAGTATTTGAAGAAGACATGCAGATCAATTTTATGTTTTTGGTCAAAATCATACACGCCCTACTTCCGAAATTAAAAAATTCTGAACAAGCAAGTTTAGTGTTTTTTAGTACTGTAGCCGTAAAGGTCGGAATGCCTTTTCATACCAGCATTGCAGCTGCAAAAGGCGCAATAGAAGGATTTGCAAAAGCATTAGCTGCAGAATATGCTCCAAAATTTAGAGTTAATGTTATCGCACCATCATTAACAAATACTCCTCTTGCTAAAGGATTATTAAGTAATGAAAAAAAGAAAGAACTTATGGATAATCGTCATCCTATGAAACGTATAGGACAAGCAGAAGATGTCGCAAATATTGCACGTTTTTTGTTAAGTGATGATAGTAGCTGGATTACAGGTCAGGTTATAGGCGTAGATGGTGGTATGTCTACTCTTAATGTACACTAG
- a CDS encoding cryptochrome/photolyase family protein, with protein sequence MKEKVTVFWFRRDLRLDDNTGFLKALKGKYPVLPIFIFDTHILGHLPKNDARVTFIFETLQKMRLTLQHQYKSSLSLYYSTPKTVFETLISQYEIQQVYTNHDYEPYAKERDTLINNLLQKHSIQLHTFKDQVIFEKDEIVKKDGNPYVVYTPYKNKWKEIFDPTLLKIHSTKLYLNNLVKDTDLTNVTLQEMGFVTSSIKVPDYDISPHLIQNYEATRNFPSKENGTSKIGPHLRFGTVGIRSVIKKAIAEDNQVFWSELIWREFFMQILWHYPYTKGSSFKPKYDSIEWRNNEQEFEKWMNGQTGYPLVDAGMRQLNQTGYMHNRVRMVVASFLCKHLLIDWRWGEAYFAEKLLDYDMSANVGNWQWAAGSGVDAAPYFRIFNPTTQITKFDKQLSYIRTWVNDINELTYPQPMIEHKMARERCLTVYKKAVG encoded by the coding sequence ATGAAAGAGAAAGTCACTGTATTCTGGTTTAGAAGAGATCTTAGATTAGATGACAATACAGGGTTTCTTAAAGCACTAAAAGGAAAATATCCGGTCCTACCCATTTTTATTTTTGATACACATATTTTGGGTCATCTACCAAAAAATGATGCCCGGGTAACCTTTATTTTTGAAACACTGCAAAAAATGAGGTTAACACTTCAACATCAATATAAAAGTTCTTTATCCCTCTATTACAGCACTCCTAAAACAGTTTTTGAAACCCTAATTTCTCAATACGAAATACAACAGGTATACACCAATCATGATTACGAACCCTATGCAAAAGAGAGAGATACTCTAATCAATAACCTTTTACAAAAGCATAGCATTCAATTACATACTTTTAAAGATCAGGTGATATTTGAAAAAGATGAAATTGTAAAAAAAGATGGCAATCCATATGTGGTATACACCCCCTATAAAAACAAGTGGAAAGAAATATTTGACCCCACCTTATTAAAAATTCACTCTACAAAGTTATATCTTAACAATTTGGTTAAGGATACTGATCTCACTAATGTAACATTACAAGAAATGGGGTTTGTAACCTCATCTATCAAAGTTCCGGATTATGATATCTCACCTCATCTTATTCAAAACTATGAGGCGACCCGAAATTTCCCGTCAAAAGAAAATGGCACTTCAAAAATAGGCCCTCATCTACGTTTTGGGACAGTAGGAATTCGATCGGTTATCAAAAAAGCTATTGCAGAAGATAATCAGGTATTTTGGTCAGAGCTTATCTGGAGAGAGTTTTTTATGCAAATCCTATGGCATTACCCATATACAAAGGGCTCTTCTTTTAAACCCAAATATGATAGCATCGAATGGAGAAATAACGAACAAGAATTCGAAAAGTGGATGAATGGCCAAACGGGATATCCACTGGTAGATGCGGGGATGCGCCAGCTTAATCAAACAGGATATATGCATAATCGTGTACGCATGGTGGTTGCTAGTTTTCTATGCAAGCATTTATTAATCGACTGGCGGTGGGGTGAGGCCTATTTTGCAGAAAAACTACTAGACTACGATATGTCTGCTAATGTAGGCAACTGGCAATGGGCGGCAGGTTCTGGTGTTGATGCAGCCCCTTATTTTAGAATCTTTAATCCAACTACACAAATCACCAAATTCGACAAGCAACTTTCCTATATCCGTACTTGGGTAAATGATATTAATGAGCTTACGTATCCACAACCTATGATAGAACATAAAATGGCACGAGAACGTTGTCTTACAGTATATAAAAAAGCCGTTGGTTAG
- a CDS encoding MIP/aquaporin family protein: protein MRKYISESIGTFSMVFCGTGAMTINEVTGGDVTHVGVAITWGLIVMAMIYAFGEISGAHFNPAVTIAFAYAKKFEWEEVPKYIIAQCIGAIVASSILLFLFPESEFLGGTLPAFDDLRAFILETLLTYFLMVVIINVSTGSKETGTMAGIAVGGVVLLEAMFAGPMTNASMNPARSLGPALLSGHWEHQWLYFIAPILGALLAVLTCKLVKPDNCCTDC, encoded by the coding sequence ATGAGAAAATATATATCCGAAAGTATAGGAACCTTTAGTATGGTATTTTGTGGTACTGGTGCTATGACTATTAATGAAGTTACTGGCGGAGATGTCACTCATGTTGGTGTTGCCATTACCTGGGGGCTTATTGTAATGGCAATGATTTATGCTTTTGGAGAAATATCCGGAGCACATTTTAATCCTGCAGTTACTATTGCATTTGCATACGCCAAAAAATTTGAATGGGAAGAAGTACCTAAGTATATTATCGCTCAATGTATTGGTGCCATAGTGGCTAGTAGTATTCTACTCTTTTTATTTCCTGAAAGTGAATTTCTTGGTGGTACTCTACCAGCTTTCGATGATCTAAGAGCATTCATTCTAGAGACATTACTCACTTATTTTCTTATGGTTGTTATCATTAATGTTTCTACAGGCTCTAAAGAAACGGGTACTATGGCCGGAATAGCAGTTGGAGGAGTTGTACTACTCGAAGCTATGTTTGCTGGCCCGATGACTAATGCGTCAATGAACCCCGCCAGGTCATTGGGGCCCGCTTTATTATCTGGTCATTGGGAACACCAGTGGCTTTATTTTATTGCTCCTATTCTAGGTGCCCTATTGGCTGTGTTAACCTGTAAACTAGTAAAGCCAGACAACTGTTGTACAGACTGTTAG